One window of the Fervidobacterium thailandense genome contains the following:
- the rpsG gene encoding 30S ribosomal protein S7, translating into MRRRRAEVRVVPPDPIYGEVLVTKMINKVMWDGKKSIAQKIVYGAIEILEQKTGKKGIEVFKQAIENVKPVVEVRPRRVGGATYQVPVEVQEPRRTSLAIRWIVEAARSRRGKPMKEKLAEELLNAYNNTGAAIKKRDDVHKMAEANRAFAHFRW; encoded by the coding sequence ATGAGGCGAAGACGAGCCGAGGTCAGGGTTGTTCCACCGGATCCGATATATGGAGAAGTCCTTGTGACAAAGATGATAAACAAGGTCATGTGGGACGGTAAGAAATCCATAGCCCAAAAAATTGTTTACGGAGCGATAGAAATTCTCGAACAGAAGACCGGTAAAAAAGGGATCGAGGTTTTCAAACAGGCCATTGAGAACGTAAAACCGGTTGTTGAGGTAAGACCGAGAAGGGTTGGCGGTGCCACGTACCAAGTTCCAGTCGAAGTTCAGGAGCCGAGGAGAACGAGCCTTGCGATCAGATGGATAGTTGAAGCCGCAAGGTCCAGAAGAGGAAAACCGATGAAGGAAAAACTCGCCGAAGAATTGCTGAACGCTTACAATAACACCGGTGCCGCCATCAAGAAGAGAGACGACGTACACAAGATGGCGGAAGCGAACAGGGCATTTGCGCACTTCAGATGGTAA
- a CDS encoding ABC transporter permease encodes MVVFLKLLKLEFRRFFRRPSTYLAITIMPLVLLTLGGLFFKSLGAQNLRIGVYSKDKSALSKFTVGVVMSLFQGGTVSYVGKDYEEKLMSGEYHAVIIIPEDFTSSLFSAKRTKLYYVPSPVDTHLSAAAFLVFKKLFDDLGGGPFFNPQVLRQMYVSKSVPAPELVTEKGLDFSHVFAPALIFLTIMFTGLVIGSGVIVRDREENLATHYAFANLSPLKVVLLKLLPTFVLATVVGLASFGLFVASGLKIKTSVIALLVLNSAIFYSTLGLLISTFSKSSLTAYLIGSTLSFLFLLSSGALTPISSLPLALRKTVKLMPTTTAVYLTRVMQFFGEYGVSDLLKVNSAFTWTLSIAMVLLIILRLRLEQAPSKTMR; translated from the coding sequence ATGGTAGTGTTCCTAAAACTTTTAAAATTGGAGTTTCGCAGGTTCTTTCGAAGGCCATCCACATATCTCGCTATAACGATTATGCCTCTTGTGTTACTTACACTTGGAGGACTCTTTTTCAAATCCCTTGGGGCTCAGAATCTAAGGATAGGAGTTTACAGCAAGGATAAGTCAGCGCTCTCTAAGTTCACCGTCGGTGTTGTGATGTCACTGTTCCAAGGTGGTACGGTTTCGTACGTTGGAAAGGATTACGAAGAAAAGCTTATGTCGGGGGAATACCATGCTGTAATCATCATACCGGAGGATTTCACATCATCGCTCTTTTCCGCAAAACGCACGAAACTTTACTACGTACCAAGCCCTGTGGACACACACCTTTCTGCAGCTGCGTTCTTGGTCTTCAAAAAGCTCTTTGACGATCTCGGGGGAGGTCCTTTCTTCAACCCACAGGTCCTCAGGCAAATGTACGTTTCAAAGAGTGTTCCGGCACCTGAACTTGTTACGGAAAAGGGGTTGGACTTTTCCCATGTATTCGCCCCAGCGTTAATATTCCTCACCATCATGTTCACTGGGTTAGTTATCGGAAGTGGGGTAATCGTACGTGATCGCGAGGAAAATCTTGCAACACATTACGCATTTGCAAACTTGTCACCGTTGAAAGTTGTGTTATTAAAGCTGCTACCAACGTTTGTTCTCGCAACCGTTGTAGGATTAGCTTCTTTTGGCTTATTCGTCGCCTCAGGTTTAAAGATCAAAACATCCGTTATTGCGCTGCTCGTTCTCAACAGCGCCATCTTCTATTCGACACTTGGATTGCTGATATCGACTTTCTCAAAATCTTCACTAACTGCCTACCTAATTGGTTCAACACTGAGCTTCCTGTTCCTTCTTAGCAGTGGTGCGCTGACACCAATTTCCTCATTGCCGTTGGCACTCAGGAAGACGGTAAAACTCATGCCCACCACAACGGCGGTGTACCTCACCCGCGTGATGCAGTTTTTTGGTGAATACGGGGTGAGTGATCTTTTAAAGGTTAACTCCGCGTTTACATGGACCCTGAGTATTGCAATGGTCTTGTTAATAATTCTAAGGTTGCGATTAGAACAGGCACCCTCGAAAACAATGAGGTGA
- the priA gene encoding replication restart helicase PriA: protein MYYQVAISGHTLNTLYWYESSEIIEIGERVLVPFKGRKVVGYIVNRSEYRPEDLTGTVVERLDFVSFLEDWRIRALLYAAEKHGGGYGRYFDLCFPPKFDDYYVLFVESQSPLLNFERVTFEEFKKLSNYKEYIRNGLVRIYKDFDVKIPKPREEYYVYLKISPANLHSYKLTSAQSKVVNYLLLNEGIRLSELLEMTNVSRDVVIQLKNKGIILMTTEPVSQNRQAVGVQLSDEQRNSVNEIKNAEKDTLLLGPTGSGKTEIYLEVMRMYLSTGRVLYLVPEISLTEQTLARIKRRFPDLSIGVYHSYLTDAKRVEVWTGAVKGDIDVLVGPRSAVFVPIKGLSLVIVDEEHDESYFNSSEPFYWTHTILQNFPVKVIYGSATPSLKHYYLARHIKDMTLTVLTRRYNVELPHVSVVDMRRERKVSSSISESLYEEIKKAIEDGKSALVFTRRKGFSRVQCAVCGFVLTCPHCDVSLVYHSDSEKLKCHVCGYEEKLSLTCPRCNSGMFIDKGTGTEKIERELKLLFPGRNIGRLDAEIADEPEKIKQTLDKLREGKIDILVGTKMVTKGLDIYRIAVVGVIDVDALISYPDVNAPLRTFQLLVQVVGRSGRSEKGIAVIQTYNPEHPVITYAQRQDIHGYYESELQLRKALNYPPFSEMVELIYANSNKEVGLETAEVAVSKIESLLSENEEVLGPTEPPIPKIMNKYRYQIVVKTQDARKIIRFSEELKRDLPGDWQVRVVDV, encoded by the coding sequence ATGTATTACCAAGTTGCGATTTCTGGGCACACTCTCAATACTTTGTACTGGTACGAGTCCTCGGAAATTATAGAGATAGGTGAAAGGGTTTTAGTGCCCTTCAAGGGTCGAAAAGTTGTTGGCTACATTGTAAACCGATCCGAGTACAGGCCAGAGGATCTTACAGGAACCGTTGTGGAAAGGCTCGATTTTGTTTCTTTTCTTGAAGACTGGAGGATTCGAGCACTCCTTTACGCGGCCGAAAAGCATGGTGGTGGCTATGGTAGATACTTCGATTTGTGCTTCCCTCCCAAGTTCGATGACTATTACGTACTTTTCGTTGAGAGTCAAAGTCCTTTACTGAATTTTGAGCGCGTAACTTTTGAAGAGTTCAAAAAGCTATCGAATTACAAAGAATACATCCGAAATGGGCTTGTGAGAATTTATAAAGACTTCGATGTCAAGATACCAAAGCCTCGCGAGGAGTATTACGTGTATTTAAAGATTTCACCGGCTAACCTCCACAGTTACAAACTCACATCGGCTCAATCGAAAGTGGTGAACTACCTCCTTTTGAACGAGGGTATTCGTTTGTCCGAACTCCTTGAAATGACCAACGTTTCCCGTGATGTGGTTATTCAGTTAAAGAACAAAGGGATCATCTTGATGACTACCGAACCCGTTTCACAGAACCGGCAAGCTGTGGGTGTTCAGCTGAGTGATGAGCAACGGAACTCAGTTAATGAAATAAAAAACGCGGAGAAGGACACACTCCTGTTGGGACCAACCGGGAGTGGTAAAACGGAGATCTACCTTGAGGTCATGAGAATGTACCTGTCAACGGGTCGCGTACTGTACCTTGTACCGGAGATTTCCCTAACGGAGCAAACGTTGGCGCGTATTAAGCGGAGATTCCCGGATCTTTCCATCGGTGTTTACCACAGCTACCTTACGGATGCCAAAAGAGTAGAGGTGTGGACCGGGGCGGTTAAAGGTGATATAGACGTTCTTGTCGGTCCACGAAGTGCGGTCTTTGTTCCAATTAAAGGCTTAAGCCTCGTTATTGTTGATGAAGAACACGATGAAAGTTACTTCAACAGTTCCGAACCGTTTTACTGGACTCACACCATCCTTCAAAATTTTCCTGTCAAAGTTATTTACGGTTCTGCGACACCTTCACTAAAACATTACTACCTTGCGCGACACATCAAGGATATGACCCTAACGGTACTGACAAGGAGATACAACGTCGAACTACCGCATGTTTCGGTAGTGGACATGAGACGCGAGAGAAAAGTCAGCAGTTCGATCTCCGAAAGTTTGTATGAAGAAATAAAAAAAGCCATAGAAGATGGCAAGTCCGCGCTCGTTTTCACACGGCGCAAGGGTTTTTCAAGAGTTCAATGTGCAGTTTGCGGTTTTGTGTTAACTTGTCCACACTGTGATGTGAGCCTTGTTTACCACTCGGATTCCGAGAAACTAAAATGTCATGTGTGTGGATACGAGGAGAAACTCTCACTCACATGTCCACGTTGTAATTCGGGCATGTTCATCGACAAAGGCACAGGTACGGAAAAAATAGAACGTGAGTTAAAACTACTCTTTCCCGGAAGGAACATCGGGAGATTGGACGCGGAAATCGCCGATGAACCGGAAAAGATCAAGCAGACTCTCGACAAGTTGAGAGAGGGAAAAATCGACATCTTAGTTGGTACCAAAATGGTAACGAAAGGACTGGATATCTACAGAATAGCAGTTGTGGGCGTGATTGATGTTGATGCGTTGATCTCGTATCCCGATGTGAACGCTCCGCTGAGAACGTTCCAGTTGCTTGTCCAGGTAGTAGGTAGGTCGGGAAGGAGCGAAAAAGGAATTGCTGTGATCCAGACGTACAACCCAGAGCACCCGGTAATCACCTACGCGCAGCGTCAAGATATCCACGGTTATTACGAATCCGAGCTTCAATTGAGAAAGGCCCTCAACTACCCACCATTTTCTGAGATGGTGGAACTGATTTACGCGAATTCGAATAAAGAGGTAGGATTGGAGACTGCTGAAGTTGCCGTTTCGAAGATAGAATCGTTACTGTCAGAGAACGAAGAAGTTCTTGGGCCAACCGAACCTCCTATACCGAAGATAATGAATAAATACAGATACCAGATCGTTGTCAAAACGCAGGATGCGAGGAAGATAATCAGATTTTCGGAAGAACTAAAGCGTGACCTTCCTGGTGATTGGCAAGTTAGGGTTGTGGATGTTTGA
- the rpsL gene encoding 30S ribosomal protein S12, which yields MPTINQLVRHGREKVKYKSKAPALQGHPQKRGVCVRVSTMTPKKPNSALRKIAKVRLSNGIEVTAYIPGIGHNLQEHSIVLVRGGRVKDLPGVRYKIIRGALDAAGVENRRQSRSKYGAKRPKAGAAAAAKGKK from the coding sequence ATGCCAACTATTAATCAGCTTGTTAGGCACGGAAGGGAAAAGGTTAAGTACAAATCCAAGGCTCCAGCACTTCAGGGTCACCCACAGAAACGCGGAGTTTGTGTTAGGGTTTCCACGATGACACCGAAAAAGCCGAACTCGGCTCTGCGAAAGATCGCAAAGGTTAGGTTGAGCAATGGTATCGAGGTTACGGCCTACATCCCGGGTATTGGTCACAACTTGCAAGAGCACTCGATTGTTCTTGTTAGGGGTGGAAGGGTCAAGGACCTACCGGGTGTCAGGTACAAGATCATCCGTGGGGCTCTCGATGCTGCTGGTGTTGAAAACAGGAGACAGAGCAGAAGTAAGTACGGTGCTAAGAGGCCGAAAGCGGGTGCGGCGGCAGCTGCTAAGGGTAAGAAGTAA